In one window of Gudongella oleilytica DNA:
- the surE gene encoding 5'/3'-nucleotidase SurE, which translates to MKILLANDDGIMAPGIHTLAKHLIDKHEIIIIAPETQRSAQSHAITLHKPIVIKEVKLDGIDAPAYSISGTPADCVRVGMELLTDGDVDIVLSGINMGLNSGMDILYSGTVSAAIEANLYGVPSIAVSAEWCKGDVNYEIAAKYAVKLIDKLEIEKIDTPMVLNLNTPFDLHDPEVPIKVCRTGGPIYDYYMTESNGNGEKTLKVIGRKDTVLEEDTDRLFLSKGFATLTPLSYDFTNFKLMDKVRKCIEENDKCE; encoded by the coding sequence ATGAAGATATTATTGGCAAATGATGACGGTATCATGGCACCTGGGATCCATACGCTTGCAAAGCATTTAATCGATAAACACGAAATAATAATCATAGCTCCTGAGACCCAAAGGAGCGCACAAAGCCACGCCATCACTCTACACAAGCCAATAGTCATTAAGGAGGTTAAGCTGGACGGTATAGATGCACCAGCCTACAGCATTTCCGGAACGCCAGCTGACTGCGTCAGGGTGGGAATGGAGCTTTTGACAGATGGTGATGTAGACATAGTACTGTCAGGAATAAATATGGGTCTAAACTCCGGGATGGATATCCTGTACTCGGGTACTGTTTCAGCTGCAATTGAGGCTAATCTCTATGGTGTACCGAGCATCGCGGTTTCCGCTGAATGGTGCAAGGGTGACGTAAACTATGAGATCGCAGCAAAGTATGCTGTTAAGCTGATAGATAAGCTGGAGATCGAAAAGATCGACACGCCAATGGTGCTAAATCTTAATACTCCATTTGATCTTCATGATCCTGAAGTGCCTATTAAGGTTTGCAGGACAGGAGGTCCTATATATGACTACTATATGACTGAAAGCAATGGAAATGGCGAGAAGACACTCAAGGTAATAGGAAGAAAGGATACAGTTCTTGAAGAGGACACTGATAGACTATTCCTTTCTAAGGGTTTTGCCACATTGACACCTTTGAGCTATGATTTCACAAATTTTAAGCTAATGGATAAGGTTAGAAAGTGCATTGAAGAGAACGACAAATGTGAATAA
- the htrA gene encoding serine protease HtrA gives MDNYNYGSYYQPPRKRRSLVSYIIVAIIAGLLGGLGSAYIAPKYLYGKLIPVPEIYQVNTPSAVNTITIKPIDESNVVAAVAKKSVSTVVGITTIQLQRDFLWTTPVEGVGSGVIVHSDGYILTNSHVIGDGNAQEINVLFENGDSLEGRLLWYDATLDLAVVKVNASNLPVAELGDSDLVEVGQMAIAIGNPLGLDFQRTVTAGVISGLHRSIQINRYSVMEDLIQTDASINPGNSGGPLLNATGQVIGINTAKTQSGEGLGFSIPINLVKPVIEEIVESGNFRNVYIGFTGSEVAVYERQMNVDIKAPTGVVVIEIIENSPAHVAGLKPMDVIIAVDNYEVTSMSNLRKILYNYRIGSKATLTINRDGNISKVPVTFKEF, from the coding sequence ATGGACAACTACAACTATGGATCCTATTACCAGCCCCCACGCAAGAGAAGAAGCTTAGTTTCATATATTATTGTGGCAATAATCGCGGGATTACTGGGGGGATTGGGAAGTGCGTATATTGCTCCAAAGTATCTTTACGGGAAATTGATCCCGGTTCCTGAGATTTATCAAGTCAATACTCCTTCAGCAGTAAATACAATAACTATTAAACCTATCGATGAAAGCAATGTAGTTGCAGCCGTAGCAAAAAAATCCGTTAGCACAGTCGTGGGGATAACAACGATCCAGCTGCAGCGTGACTTTCTCTGGACTACTCCGGTGGAAGGCGTGGGTTCAGGTGTGATCGTGCACAGCGATGGCTATATATTGACTAATTCCCATGTCATAGGAGACGGGAATGCCCAGGAGATCAACGTGTTATTTGAAAATGGAGATTCTCTTGAGGGAAGATTATTGTGGTACGATGCTACTCTGGATCTGGCAGTTGTAAAGGTGAATGCAAGTAATCTTCCTGTGGCTGAGCTTGGAGACTCCGATTTGGTAGAGGTAGGACAGATGGCAATCGCCATAGGAAATCCCCTTGGCCTTGATTTTCAAAGGACAGTAACAGCAGGTGTAATCAGTGGTCTACACAGGTCTATACAGATAAACAGATACTCTGTAATGGAGGACCTCATACAAACAGATGCCTCAATAAATCCTGGAAACAGCGGAGGGCCGCTTCTCAATGCGACTGGTCAGGTAATAGGCATAAATACAGCTAAGACTCAGTCAGGAGAAGGACTTGGATTTTCAATACCTATCAATCTTGTAAAGCCGGTTATCGAAGAGATAGTTGAGTCCGGAAACTTCAGGAACGTATATATTGGTTTTACAGGGAGCGAGGTTGCAGTATATGAAAGGCAGATGAATGTTGACATCAAAGCACCTACAGGAGTGGTCGTCATAGAGATCATCGAGAACTCTCCTGCACATGTCGCTGGCCTTAAGCCGATGGATGTTATCATTGCTGTTGACAACTACGAGGTAACAAGCATGTCGAATCTTCGAAAGATTCTATATAACTACAGAATTGGAAGTAAAGCGACATTGACTATAAACAGGGACGGGAATATCAGCAAGGTACCAGTGACTTTCAAGGAATTTTAG
- a CDS encoding MBL fold metallo-hydrolase: MAVKFCSLSSGSSGNCQYIETKSTRLIIDAGFSGKRIEQLLKEIDVDPRTLDGILVTHEHIDHSKGVGILSRRYGIPVFANEKTWMGMEPIVKQVKTENTRVFISNKNIEIKDVLIHPFNVNHDALEPVGYILFNGDKKLSFLTDTGLVNDSMKAKIRNSHLFFMESNHDIRMLKEGSYPWPLKQRILSPYGHLSNDDAASVLGDVLKGESEVVLLAHLSQDNNIPKLAFDTVRTSLLSQGFDVDNDIRLSLTRRDGISEFYIID, encoded by the coding sequence ATGGCTGTTAAATTCTGCTCGCTTTCCAGCGGCAGCAGCGGCAATTGCCAATATATTGAGACAAAGTCGACAAGACTTATAATAGACGCAGGATTCAGCGGGAAAAGAATTGAACAGTTGCTTAAGGAGATTGATGTGGACCCAAGAACTCTTGATGGGATACTGGTAACTCACGAGCATATAGACCATTCCAAGGGAGTTGGAATTCTTTCCAGACGTTACGGCATTCCAGTATTTGCCAACGAAAAGACCTGGATGGGCATGGAGCCTATAGTAAAACAGGTCAAGACCGAAAATACCAGGGTATTTATATCCAACAAGAACATAGAAATAAAGGATGTATTGATACATCCTTTCAATGTAAATCATGATGCTCTTGAACCAGTAGGCTATATTCTGTTTAACGGGGATAAAAAGCTTAGCTTTCTGACGGATACTGGATTGGTCAATGATTCCATGAAAGCCAAGATCCGGAACTCCCATCTATTTTTCATGGAATCCAACCATGACATAAGGATGCTTAAGGAGGGCTCATATCCCTGGCCACTGAAGCAGAGGATATTAAGTCCTTATGGCCATCTGTCCAATGACGATGCGGCATCGGTATTGGGGGATGTCCTGAAGGGAGAAAGTGAGGTCGTGCTGCTGGCACATCTGAGTCAGGACAACAATATTCCAAAGCTGGCCTTTGACACAGTGAGAACAAGTCTTTTGAGTCAGGGATTCGATGTTGATAATGATATAAGGCTTTCTCTTACAAGAAGAGATGGCATAAGCGAGTTTTATATAATTGATTAA
- the yycI gene encoding two-component system regulatory protein YycI gives MDWSKAKTILIVALLFANAILGYFVITDSLESYASNRVAADIQVEELLQRRDITLQSDLPGLPESLKSITVEFERNEPYDINLRYFDGKGFRELKDEEIEEIYRGYESVTIKNGKLLIYENRGRMPLETTTITLESAENTAKKFLQERGYSSADMKLTYHQEEIGGYRLEYSKMLENSYIEVGNTSFLITGDTVKRMERTWLNTVEIQQSDLTLIPAEKAILELLSIEQAHGKTVTDISLCYYFDPEKQDNYDGYQQATQGNAVPGWRIQFEDGTKLVLDSE, from the coding sequence ATGGATTGGTCTAAGGCCAAGACGATTTTAATAGTAGCATTGCTCTTTGCCAATGCGATCCTTGGGTATTTTGTTATTACTGATTCTCTGGAATCATATGCCTCAAATAGAGTAGCTGCAGACATTCAGGTTGAGGAACTGCTCCAAAGAAGAGACATTACTCTTCAGTCAGATCTTCCAGGCTTACCAGAGAGTCTCAAGAGCATTACTGTTGAATTTGAACGAAATGAGCCATACGATATTAATTTAAGGTATTTTGACGGGAAGGGATTCAGGGAGCTTAAGGATGAGGAAATAGAAGAGATTTACAGGGGTTACGAGTCTGTTACAATCAAGAACGGCAAGCTATTGATATACGAGAACAGGGGAAGGATGCCATTGGAAACCACGACTATAACACTTGAATCAGCTGAAAATACAGCAAAAAAATTCCTCCAGGAAAGAGGGTACAGCTCAGCGGATATGAAGCTTACGTATCATCAAGAGGAAATAGGTGGCTACAGGCTGGAATATTCCAAGATGCTGGAAAACTCCTATATTGAGGTTGGGAATACATCATTTCTCATCACAGGGGACACTGTAAAAAGGATGGAAAGGACCTGGCTTAATACGGTTGAAATCCAGCAAAGCGATCTTACGCTAATCCCTGCTGAAAAGGCTATTCTTGAGCTGCTAAGCATAGAACAGGCACATGGAAAAACAGTGACTGACATCTCCCTTTGCTATTATTTTGATCCGGAAAAGCAGGACAATTACGATGGTTACCAGCAGGCAACCCAAGGAAATGCAGTACCTGGATGGAGGATACAGTTTGAGGATGGAACAAAGCTTGTCCTCGATTCAGAATAA
- a CDS encoding HAMP domain-containing sensor histidine kinase codes for MFSSIRWKFIVVYFLLVFIAMVIIGVFIVNSLENQQLGNISISMEQQLETIVSTSSDIAGENWLENRQGIQNTIEEWRLGAGETLYVIYDEEVPTILASSLKQAGGLMGQNALSYKNMDQGLILSAFNGDKGELIIRDEAAGKDFMHKTYPVLSSLGRITGVLYMTADLSNIARTVDDSKVILTNATLIALLITIILGFLIASSITEPIRDVTKKAEEMSLGDFDQFVEVKSDDEIGQLAGMFNQLTTKLKLTIGEMDLERSKLDTIFSYMAEGVIAVDRDGRLIHANPIGQKLMELDEESVHSGIELDLSYLDLGNIDYSKPETLDGEKIYETIDGVYKVKYAPYRDERDDIAGIIMVFQDITQEHKLESMRKEFVANVSHELKTPITTIKSYTETLMDEGVELEVQKRFLSVIDSECDRMARLVRDLLQLSNIDYKKTKWVRTELFINQLLQDIISKLEVLARDKGQRISMSFAEPLPVVMGDKDGIEQVFINIISNAIKYTESGGVISINTTNEADKVRIKVSDNGIGIPEEDLIRIFERFYRVEKGRSRDLGGTGLGLSIAKEIIEAHNGEIILKSKYGSGTTVEVILPSA; via the coding sequence ATGTTTTCAAGCATTAGATGGAAATTCATCGTGGTCTATTTCCTGTTGGTATTTATTGCTATGGTGATCATAGGAGTGTTCATTGTAAATAGCCTTGAGAATCAGCAGCTGGGAAATATCTCCATATCAATGGAACAGCAGCTTGAGACCATCGTATCGACATCTAGTGATATCGCAGGTGAAAACTGGCTGGAAAACCGCCAAGGGATCCAAAACACCATAGAGGAATGGAGACTTGGTGCCGGTGAGACCCTTTACGTTATTTACGACGAGGAGGTTCCTACGATACTTGCTTCCTCACTTAAACAAGCTGGAGGATTGATGGGGCAGAATGCCCTTTCATATAAGAATATGGATCAGGGTCTTATTCTGAGTGCTTTTAATGGTGATAAGGGAGAGCTTATAATCAGGGATGAGGCTGCAGGAAAGGACTTCATGCACAAGACCTACCCTGTATTGTCAAGTCTGGGCAGGATCACAGGTGTACTTTATATGACAGCAGATCTATCAAATATTGCCCGTACTGTTGATGATTCAAAGGTGATCCTTACAAATGCAACCTTGATAGCACTCCTTATAACGATCATACTTGGATTTTTAATTGCCAGCAGCATCACTGAGCCGATCAGAGACGTTACCAAAAAGGCTGAGGAGATGTCACTGGGTGATTTCGATCAGTTCGTCGAGGTAAAAAGTGACGATGAAATAGGGCAGTTGGCAGGAATGTTCAATCAGCTGACTACCAAGCTTAAGCTTACTATCGGGGAGATGGACCTTGAACGAAGCAAGCTGGATACAATTTTCAGCTACATGGCAGAGGGAGTCATAGCAGTCGACAGGGATGGCAGACTTATTCACGCAAATCCAATTGGTCAGAAGCTGATGGAGCTTGACGAGGAAAGCGTACACTCAGGTATTGAGCTGGACCTTTCATATCTTGATCTTGGAAATATAGATTACAGTAAGCCTGAGACTCTCGACGGAGAGAAGATATATGAGACTATTGACGGAGTATACAAAGTTAAGTATGCCCCTTATAGGGATGAGAGAGACGACATAGCCGGGATAATTATGGTATTCCAGGATATAACTCAGGAGCACAAGCTTGAGAGTATGAGAAAGGAATTTGTGGCTAATGTTTCCCATGAGCTGAAGACTCCTATAACGACTATAAAGAGCTATACTGAGACACTGATGGATGAAGGGGTCGAGCTGGAGGTACAGAAGAGATTCCTCTCTGTTATAGACAGCGAATGCGACAGGATGGCCAGACTAGTCAGAGACCTTCTTCAGTTGTCAAATATTGATTACAAGAAAACAAAATGGGTTCGGACAGAGCTTTTTATCAATCAGCTGCTTCAGGATATTATTTCCAAGCTGGAGGTACTTGCCAGAGATAAGGGTCAGAGGATCAGCATGAGCTTTGCAGAACCTCTTCCTGTCGTAATGGGTGACAAGGACGGCATTGAGCAAGTTTTTATAAATATTATTTCCAATGCCATCAAATATACCGAATCCGGAGGAGTTATATCCATAAATACCACCAATGAGGCTGATAAGGTAAGGATAAAGGTATCCGACAATGGCATAGGGATACCTGAGGAGGACCTTATCAGGATATTTGAAAGATTTTACAGGGTAGAAAAGGGTAGAAGCAGGGATCTTGGGGGGACCGGCTTAGGCCTTTCCATTGCAAAGGAGATAATTGAAGCTCATAATGGCGAAATAATTCTTAAGAGTAAATATGGAAGTGGCACTACTGTTGAGGTAATATTACCCTCTGCGTAA
- a CDS encoding response regulator, producing the protein MNNRILIVDDEKAIGDIIKYNLEKEGFEVELAFDGEEGLEKIKVKEPHLLLLDIMMPKKDGFQVLKEIRPTFKFPVIVLTAKEEEVDKVLGLELGADDYMVKPFSMRELIARVKANLRRMDYDLTAGNGAAEIKSQDLEIDLSRYEVRKNGNVVDLTLREFELLKFLALSAEQVFTREQLLEKVWGYEYYGDIRTVDVTVRRLREKIEDDSGDFKYILTKRGVGYYFGRG; encoded by the coding sequence ATGAACAACCGAATTCTGATCGTAGACGATGAAAAAGCAATAGGGGATATCATTAAGTACAATCTTGAGAAAGAAGGCTTTGAGGTTGAGCTTGCCTTTGACGGAGAGGAAGGCCTTGAGAAGATCAAGGTCAAGGAGCCGCATCTGCTTTTACTTGATATCATGATGCCAAAGAAGGATGGATTTCAGGTTCTAAAGGAGATTAGACCGACTTTTAAATTTCCAGTAATAGTTCTGACTGCAAAGGAGGAAGAAGTGGATAAGGTCTTAGGTCTTGAGCTTGGTGCCGATGATTACATGGTCAAGCCCTTCAGCATGAGAGAGCTAATAGCCAGGGTCAAGGCAAACCTCAGAAGGATGGACTATGACTTAACTGCAGGAAACGGAGCCGCAGAAATCAAATCTCAGGATTTGGAGATAGATTTAAGCAGGTATGAGGTTAGAAAGAATGGCAACGTTGTGGACTTAACCTTGAGGGAGTTCGAGCTATTAAAGTTTTTAGCCTTAAGCGCAGAGCAGGTATTCACTAGAGAGCAGCTTCTTGAAAAGGTTTGGGGCTATGAGTATTATGGCGATATAAGGACGGTAGATGTAACAGTAAGGCGACTTAGAGAAAAAATTGAGGATGATTCAGGAGACTTTAAATATATACTCACCAAACGGGGAGTAGGCTATTACTTCGGGAGGGGCTAG
- a CDS encoding cation-translocating P-type ATPase — translation MEWYQQSPEEVAQSLDTSLTTGLSSGSAQSKLETFGPNELKEQEGKSFLQKLIAQFSDFLILILIAAALISVFVGEAKDAIVIMSIVIINALLGLYQEGKAEKALEALKKMASPTAKVLRDGNPQEISSSQLVPGDLVILETGDIIPADLRLVESSNLKVEEASLTGESVPVEKRAQETYSDEVSLGDRHNMAYMSTIITYGRGRGIVVETAEGTEIGKIAAMIQTFEEEPTPLQRKLNQLGKVLGMTTIAVCVAVFGIGLLQGREILEMFMVSISLAVAAIPEGLPAIVTIVLAIGMNKMVERNAIVKKLLAVETLGATSVICTDKTGTLTQNEMTVVKVLADNKLIEVEGTGYEPVGDFKLEGSTITTKESSGLKLLLTIAALANDAKLDNSSGMYRIIGDPTEGALITLAGKAGIDSAELNHMYKRIEEIPFDSERKMMTTFHDMPNDEGVSSFTKGAPDIIIDRCNRIILDGKVSEFTPELKSEVLRVNSELSRAALRVLAFAFKEYPSLPTDPSPDENESDMIFVGLTCMIDPPRPEARDAIALCKKAGVNAIMITGDYKETAFAIAKDLGMADTEDQAIMGEKIDGMSDEELQEVVKNTKVFARVSPEHKVRIVSALRANGDIAAMTGDGVNDALAIKKADIGVSMGITGTDVAKNTADMILTDDNFASIVAAVEEGRIIFSNIKKFVYFLLSCNIGEILLVFTSILMNLPVPLLPIQLLWLNLVTDSFPALALGVEKGEPDIMNQPPRNPDEAILDRRMLVGVTFQAIAVAAASLSAYLLALRMYGLENIEEARTITFATLIVAELLRAYSSRSQKFTLAKIGVFSNKSMVYATLGAFLLLLAVIYIPFMNGIFYTFPLSFVDWEIVLSFAFIPLVVGELTKVVMAKISK, via the coding sequence ATGGAATGGTATCAACAAAGTCCTGAGGAGGTTGCACAGAGCTTGGATACGAGCTTGACAACAGGACTTTCCTCGGGGAGTGCTCAATCTAAACTGGAAACCTTTGGTCCAAATGAGCTGAAGGAGCAGGAGGGTAAAAGCTTTCTCCAAAAGCTGATTGCTCAATTTTCGGATTTTCTGATCCTGATACTTATTGCAGCGGCACTTATTTCTGTTTTCGTAGGTGAAGCTAAAGATGCAATCGTAATAATGTCCATAGTAATTATAAATGCCCTCCTTGGTCTCTACCAGGAGGGCAAGGCTGAAAAGGCTCTGGAGGCTTTAAAGAAAATGGCATCCCCAACAGCCAAGGTCTTGAGGGATGGGAATCCTCAAGAGATTTCCTCAAGTCAGTTAGTCCCTGGCGATCTTGTCATACTGGAGACAGGTGATATAATCCCTGCAGACCTTAGACTTGTGGAGAGCTCAAACTTGAAGGTCGAGGAAGCGTCCCTTACCGGAGAATCGGTTCCCGTTGAAAAAAGAGCTCAGGAAACTTATTCGGATGAAGTCTCTCTTGGAGACAGACATAATATGGCTTACATGAGTACCATTATAACCTATGGCCGGGGTAGGGGAATCGTAGTTGAAACGGCTGAAGGTACTGAAATCGGTAAGATCGCAGCAATGATCCAGACCTTTGAGGAAGAGCCGACTCCACTTCAGAGGAAGCTTAATCAATTGGGTAAGGTTCTTGGCATGACTACGATAGCTGTTTGTGTGGCAGTATTTGGGATAGGTCTGCTTCAGGGCAGAGAGATCCTTGAGATGTTCATGGTTTCCATCAGCCTTGCAGTCGCCGCAATACCTGAGGGCTTGCCAGCTATCGTTACTATAGTGCTCGCCATAGGTATGAACAAGATGGTTGAAAGAAATGCAATAGTTAAAAAGCTCTTGGCAGTGGAGACATTGGGTGCAACCTCTGTCATCTGTACGGATAAGACAGGAACCCTGACTCAGAACGAGATGACCGTTGTAAAGGTCCTTGCAGACAATAAGCTGATAGAGGTAGAGGGTACCGGCTATGAGCCCGTTGGAGATTTTAAGCTTGAAGGAAGCACTATAACTACTAAGGAATCCAGCGGCTTGAAGCTACTATTGACTATAGCTGCCTTGGCAAATGATGCTAAGCTGGATAACTCATCCGGCATGTATAGGATAATTGGCGACCCCACGGAAGGTGCATTGATTACTTTGGCTGGAAAGGCAGGTATAGACTCTGCTGAGCTCAACCACATGTATAAGAGGATAGAAGAGATACCTTTCGACTCCGAAAGAAAGATGATGACTACTTTCCATGATATGCCCAACGATGAGGGCGTTTCATCCTTTACCAAAGGAGCACCTGATATAATAATCGACAGATGTAACAGGATAATTCTTGACGGAAAGGTTAGTGAATTTACACCAGAGTTGAAGTCAGAGGTATTAAGAGTCAATTCTGAACTTTCCAGAGCTGCATTGAGGGTTTTAGCTTTTGCCTTCAAGGAATATCCTTCTCTTCCAACAGATCCTTCACCTGACGAGAATGAATCTGATATGATATTTGTAGGACTCACATGTATGATAGATCCACCAAGACCCGAAGCCAGAGATGCTATTGCCCTTTGTAAGAAGGCAGGAGTCAATGCAATAATGATCACTGGTGACTACAAGGAAACTGCTTTTGCAATAGCCAAGGACCTTGGGATGGCAGATACCGAGGACCAGGCAATAATGGGAGAAAAGATTGACGGAATGAGTGACGAAGAGCTTCAGGAGGTAGTTAAGAATACTAAGGTATTCGCTCGGGTATCACCTGAACACAAGGTCAGGATAGTTTCAGCACTTAGAGCAAATGGCGATATAGCAGCCATGACCGGTGACGGCGTTAATGACGCTCTTGCGATAAAGAAGGCTGATATTGGTGTATCTATGGGGATCACAGGTACAGACGTCGCCAAGAATACAGCTGATATGATTCTTACAGACGATAACTTCGCAAGTATAGTTGCAGCAGTTGAAGAGGGAAGGATAATTTTCAGCAACATTAAGAAATTCGTTTACTTCCTGCTGTCATGCAACATAGGAGAAATCCTGCTGGTTTTCACAAGCATTCTGATGAATCTTCCGGTCCCATTGCTGCCTATACAGCTTTTATGGTTAAACCTCGTTACTGACAGCTTCCCCGCACTGGCGCTTGGCGTTGAGAAGGGTGAGCCTGACATAATGAACCAGCCTCCAAGAAATCCTGATGAGGCGATCCTGGACAGGAGAATGCTTGTCGGTGTAACCTTCCAGGCTATAGCAGTGGCTGCAGCGTCGCTTTCAGCATACCTCCTGGCCCTTAGAATGTATGGTCTTGAAAATATTGAGGAAGCCAGAACGATTACCTTTGCAACATTGATCGTAGCAGAGCTCTTAAGAGCTTACTCCAGCAGATCACAGAAATTTACTCTTGCAAAGATAGGAGTATTCTCCAATAAATCAATGGTATATGCAACACTTGGAGCATTTTTGCTACTGCTTGCAGTAATCTATATCCCATTTATGAACGGGATATTCTACACCTTCCCGCTGAGTTTTGTAGATTGGGAAATAGTACTTTCATTTGCCTTCATACCCCTGGTAGTAGGTGAACTGACAAAGGTAGTTATGGCTAAGATTTCGAAGTAA
- a CDS encoding LysM peptidoglycan-binding domain-containing M23 family metallopeptidase produces the protein MKHGSSTLNFERIKGLFSFKNRIVRGLTAFVVVASIVGIGFASYSANESKTRAFEVYLGDEAIGIVRTEEEALKAYGDIEERLSSTYDMGVVLDKELAFQPTHAKDEELTGYGELKSNIQTRISVQVTGFSLDIDGERLGVFKSKEEVNYILDTIKKPYLPAVVDEEPAIEAVQTAEPEPQKEPATHTIQSGENFWTIAKKYDLSAMELMKANPELNPDRLKPGDIVKLLDGAASTATSATTASSPADEQVRDVVIKEVGFLEKVEIEPIETSFGSLSDPEKAIEAIMAGKEAMRTHVVEVGESYWIIARMYGTTVEALESANPELSSTKLKPGDEVKLFVPVPLLTVVTHEEVKYIADIDFETKVENDDSMYKNQKKIIVKGVKGKADVLAEEIRHNGILVDEVIIEKNILEEPKTEVVAQGTKELPKTAAVGSFVMPTRGRVSSPYGMRNGTMHKGIDLANSKGTAVYAADGGKVTFAGYKGSYGYLIEINHENGYVTRYAHNSKLLVKSGDRVYRGQQIATMGSTGRSTGSHLHFEVLINGIHKNPYSYIFR, from the coding sequence ATGAAGCACGGCTCTTCAACACTTAACTTTGAGAGAATTAAAGGACTTTTTTCTTTTAAAAATAGAATTGTGAGAGGACTTACAGCTTTTGTTGTAGTTGCCTCGATAGTAGGGATCGGTTTTGCCAGCTATTCCGCAAACGAGTCTAAAACAAGGGCATTTGAGGTTTATCTTGGAGATGAAGCAATAGGGATCGTCAGGACAGAGGAAGAGGCGCTAAAAGCCTATGGCGATATCGAGGAGAGACTATCCAGTACATATGATATGGGAGTTGTATTAGACAAAGAGTTGGCATTTCAGCCAACTCACGCAAAGGACGAGGAACTTACCGGGTATGGTGAGCTTAAATCAAATATTCAAACCAGGATCAGCGTGCAGGTAACAGGCTTTAGCCTGGACATAGACGGTGAGAGACTTGGAGTATTCAAGTCAAAAGAGGAAGTCAATTATATTCTTGATACTATCAAAAAGCCTTATTTGCCGGCAGTTGTAGACGAGGAACCAGCAATAGAAGCAGTACAGACTGCTGAACCCGAGCCACAAAAGGAGCCTGCAACTCATACTATTCAATCAGGAGAAAATTTCTGGACGATTGCAAAAAAATATGACTTATCTGCAATGGAGCTTATGAAGGCAAACCCAGAGCTTAACCCGGACAGACTAAAGCCTGGAGACATTGTGAAGCTCCTGGATGGAGCGGCTTCAACGGCGACATCAGCAACAACTGCATCATCACCGGCAGATGAACAGGTTCGTGATGTTGTGATCAAAGAGGTAGGTTTCCTGGAAAAGGTTGAAATCGAGCCAATAGAAACAAGCTTTGGGAGTCTTTCAGACCCGGAAAAGGCTATCGAAGCAATTATGGCCGGCAAAGAAGCCATGAGAACGCATGTTGTTGAGGTAGGAGAGAGCTATTGGATAATCGCCAGGATGTACGGTACAACAGTGGAGGCCCTTGAAAGCGCAAACCCAGAGCTATCGTCGACTAAGCTTAAGCCCGGGGACGAAGTCAAGCTGTTCGTGCCAGTACCGCTTTTGACAGTTGTAACTCATGAAGAGGTTAAATATATAGCAGACATAGATTTTGAGACCAAGGTCGAAAATGATGACTCAATGTACAAGAACCAAAAGAAGATCATCGTAAAGGGAGTCAAAGGTAAGGCAGATGTATTGGCAGAGGAAATAAGACATAACGGAATTTTGGTTGATGAAGTTATTATCGAGAAGAATATACTTGAGGAACCAAAGACTGAGGTAGTCGCACAGGGTACCAAAGAACTTCCAAAGACAGCAGCTGTAGGATCCTTTGTAATGCCGACCAGAGGCAGGGTATCATCCCCATATGGTATGAGAAACGGAACCATGCACAAGGGAATTGATCTGGCTAACAGTAAGGGGACAGCAGTATATGCGGCAGACGGAGGAAAGGTAACCTTTGCAGGGTACAAGGGTAGTTATGGCTACTTGATAGAAATAAATCACGAGAATGGATATGTGACAAGATATGCTCATAATAGCAAGCTTCTTGTAAAGTCAGGGGACCGGGTATATAGAGGGCAGCAGATAGCTACAATGGGCAGTACTGGAAGATCTACAGGGTCTCATCTGCACTTTGAGGTGTTGATCAACGGGATCCATAAAAACCCATACAGCTACATTTTCAGGTAA